One Actinomycetospora corticicola genomic window, CCCGGGCGATGAAGGCGGTGGCCCTGGGTCTCGCCGACGGCGCACGCGCCGCGCGGGAGGCGCCGGGCGTCGTGGCGGCGTTCTGGGCCGTCGCGGCCCACCGCCTCGCCTTCGGCGTCGCGACGCTCGTGATGCTCCTGCTGATGCGCAACGGGCTCACCGACTGGGGCCCGCTGCGCGCCGGGGTCGCCGGGCTCGGCGAGACCGTGGTGGCGGCCGCCGCCGGACTCGGCGTCGCCGCGGTGGTGACGCCCTGGCTCACCGCCCGGATCGGGCGACCCGCGACGGTGCGGGTGATGCTCGGGCTCGCCGTCGCGGCGCTGCTCACGCTCGGCCTGCCGATGACCCTCCCGACGATCCTGGGGGCCGCCTTCGTGCTCGGCCTCGTCGGCCAGGCCATCAAGCTGTGCGCCGACGCCGCCGTGCAGCGCGAGGTCGACGACGCCCGCCGCGGCCGGGTGTTCGCGCTCTCCGACACCGTCTTCAACGTCACCTACGTGTCGGCCGTGGCCGTCGCGGCGCTGCTCAGCCCGCCGGACGGCCGCTCGGCCGCCCTCGTCGTGGTCGCGGCCGCGCTCTACCTCCTCGGACTCGGGGTGCACGAGATCGCGCTGCGTCGCGGCGTGCCGGTGGGGGACACCCGCGGTCCCGACGGCGGGGCCGCCGTCCCCGCTCAGGGCGGCACCCACCCGGAGGTGTCCTCGGCGATCTCGACGTCGGCCGTCCCGTCCGCGTCGGTGTCGGCCAGCAGCACGTCCCACCGCTCCGCGGCCCCCGACACCCCGTAGGCCGCCTCGGCGCGGCCGTCCCCGTCGTGGTCGACGAGCAGCTGGTCGGCCCGGCCGTCGCCGTCGAGGTCGCAGACCACCTCGCGGCCGGCCGGATCGTGGTCGACCTCCGCCCACCCGCCGTCGGGAAGCCCGTCGCCGTCGGTGTCGATCGTCGCCGTCGTCGAGCCGGCGCGGCCGCGGACGTCGGTGAACGCCACCGCGCGGGCCACCGAGGCGTCCCAGAGCCCCCGGCCGGAGGGGTCAGCGAACGCGCGCTCGGGGCGCCCGTCGTCGTCGAGGTCGAGCACCGCGCGGTCGGCCACCCCGTCGCCGTCGGTGTCCCACAGCGCGTCGTCGACCCGGCCGTCACCGTCGAAGTCGAGCGCGACGGCGTCGGGAGCGGCTCCGCCCAGCGCCCGGTCGGCCGGGGAGCGGTGGTGGTGGACCGGTCCGCGCCCGGTGCCGAACCGATAGGTGATCACACCGGCTCGGACGGCGGCGCCGCCCGATCGGTTCCACCGCCGGTCGACGATGGGGAGAACCTGCCACTGGACGACAGCAACGACGCTCCGCTGCCACCCGGAGGAGGGCCACCTACGACTCGACGATCCCCTCGGCCCGCGCCCACGCCAGTAGTTCCGCCTCGGCCTCGTCCCGGTCGAGCGGGCCGCGCTCCAGGCGCACGTCCTTGAGGTGCCGCCACGCCCTCCCGACGACGGGTCCGGGCTCGACCCCGAGCAGCTCCATGATCGCGTTGCCGTCGAGGTCCGGGCGCACGCGCGCGAGGTCCTCCTCGGCCGAGATCTGCGCGATCCGCTCCTCGAGGTCGTCGTAGGTCCGCTGCAGGGCGGCCGCACGGCGCTTGTTGCGGGTGGTGGAGTCCGACCGGACCAGCCGGTGCAGGCGCTCCAGCAGCGGGCCGGCGTCGGTGACGTAGCGCCGGACGGCGGAGTCGGTCCACTCGCCCTTGCCGTAGCCGTGGAAGCGCAGGTGCAGGAACACCAGCTGGGAGACGTCGTCGATCAGCTGCTTCGGGTAGCGCAGCTCGCGCAGCCGCTTGCGGGTCATCTTCGCGCCGACCACCTCGTGGTGGTGGAAGCTGACCCGGTTGCCCGGCTCCACCCGACGGGTGGCGGGCTTGCCGATGTCGTGCAGCAGCGCGGCGAGGCGCAGGGTGAGGTCCGGGCCGTCGGTCTCCCGGTCGATCGCCTGCTCCATGACCGTCAGCGAGTGCTCGTAGACGTCCTTGTGCTGGGCGTGCTCGTCGA contains:
- a CDS encoding MFS transporter, whose translation is MPVSTDRNLPPRRARTSRRELAAHPGFLRLLTVRLGAQWGDGVFQAALGGAVLFNPERQSDPVLVALGLAVVLLPYSLVGPFAGALLDRWDRRRVFLVAGGVRALLTLGTAAVVAAGVTGPALYLGALTTIGVSRFVQAGLSAALPHVVAPRRLVAANSLVTTSGAVAAAFGAACAFGLTGLIGAGDAQSGIAAAAAVLGSLVIVAVAVGFRPGSLGPDDPSEAARAMKAVALGLADGARAAREAPGVVAAFWAVAAHRLAFGVATLVMLLLMRNGLTDWGPLRAGVAGLGETVVAAAAGLGVAAVVTPWLTARIGRPATVRVMLGLAVAALLTLGLPMTLPTILGAAFVLGLVGQAIKLCADAAVQREVDDARRGRVFALSDTVFNVTYVSAVAVAALLSPPDGRSAALVVVAAALYLLGLGVHEIALRRGVPVGDTRGPDGGAAVPAQGGTHPEVSSAISTSAVPSASVSASSTSHRSAAPDTP